In Cotesia glomerata isolate CgM1 linkage group LG3, MPM_Cglom_v2.3, whole genome shotgun sequence, one genomic interval encodes:
- the LOC123261277 gene encoding uncharacterized protein LOC123261277, which translates to MGNLTSKLFLNDEEVNSKSKLSTQIKMGTLEKNQEKHQCTPIMTRKELSADPRSASAGILRTPIEVDTTPTGVPRRVAKAIPKYLQPKQYLETDIDSVVPALSSAHATLDPRSPNVPCTRTPIMVKHVPEYLTPVVKIEEAPAMDTPHMLTNRLDPRSPAADFDRTPILKPKSPKRNGPHENNNNSMECTTEVLNPQLAYCETTTDFNISEIQVLPEIVSEQPSDLKKRLDLDDDFNTSIDDCLFAKCSSDESDSDGQLTVIPNLKTMKTDEKLSSTHEIMNKELTAADEEIKTVKEDLEIITNISTLINKRTKVDTEEKIRIWRDSISPDLFEEPKPKSMTSKQEEIIIEFDQDQSISKPEKTSNVLLEKTNENTIGKEPAIKKKKTAHKPKGIINDKKSSNLTGGRTPLSNRSNSHKSEISSKSPQQIFRSKALSTKPYQQENTPPRSKNLNSKIKSSNAQWDLDKTVII; encoded by the exons ATGGGTAATTTAACAAGTAAATTGTTTTTGAACGATGAAGAAGTTAACAGTAAATCGAAATTATCAACTCAAATTAAAATGGGCacacttgaaaaaaatcaagaaaaacaTCAATGTACTCCGATCATGACAAGGAAAGAATTATCAGCTGATCCACGATCTGCATCTGCTGGAATATTGAGAACTCCAATcgag GTTGATACAACACCTACCGGTGTACCTAGACGGGTAGCAAAAGCGATACCTAAATATTTACAACCTAAACAATATCTTGAAACTGATATTGATAGTGTTGTTCCAGCATTATCATCAGCACATGCAACTTTGGATCCTCGATCGCCCAATGTTCCTTGCACACGGACACCTATCATG GTTAAACATGTGCCAGAATACTTGACTCCGGTTGTAAAGATAGAAGAAGCGCCGGCAATGGATACACCACATATGCTTACTAACAGACTTGATCCACGTTCTCCAGCGGCTGATTTTGATAGAACGCCAATTTTAAAGCCTAAATCGCCTAAACGTAATGGGCcacatgaaaataataataattcaatggAATGTACTACAGAAGTATTAAATCCACAATTGGCTTATTGTGAAACTACCACTGATTTCAATATATCAGAAATTCAAGTTTTGCCGGAAATTGTCTCTGAACAACCATCGgatttgaaaaaacgtttagACCTAGATGATGATTTTAACACCAGCATCGACGATTGTCTGTTTGCTAAATGTAGCTCCGATGAAAGTGATTCAGATGGACAGTTAACTGTTATTCCTAACTTAAAAACTATGAAGACAGATGAAAAGTTATCGTCTACTCATGAGATTATGAATAAAGAATTAACCGCTGCTGATGAAGAAATAAAGACAGTGAAAGAGGATTTGGAGATAATTACTAATATTTCaactttgataaataaaagaacAAAGGTCGatactgaagaaaaaatacgTATTTGGAGAGATTCAATATCGCCAGATCTTTTCGAAGAGCCTAAGCCCAAAAGTATGACGTCTAAACAGGAAGAAATTATCATTGAGTTTGATCAAGATCAATCAATCTCTAAACCTGAAAAGACTAGTAATGTTTTGTTAGAAAAAACCAACGAAAACACAATTGGTAAGGAACCTGCTATCAAAAAAAAGAAGACAGCACATAAACCTAAGggaataattaatgataaaaagtcATCGAATTTGACGGGAGGACGCACACCATTAAGTAATCGTTCTAATAGTCATAAATCtgaaatttcaagtaaatcgCCTCAACAAATATTTAGAAGTAAAGCTCTATCCACTAAACCATATCAACAAGAAAATACACCACCTCgcagtaaaaatttaaattcgaaaattaaatCTAGTAATGCACAGTGGGATTTAGATAAGACtgttattatataa